CTCCCGGCCCACACTGACCTTGATGACGAACCGTTGGCTGGGCTCGACCTGCCGGACTGCCACGCCTATCAAGCCTGGTTGGTGGCGGAACGTGACCGACTGCTCGCGGGCAAAAGTTCCAATGCGGAGCCGCAATCGAACGCGCTTGAGCAAACATCATCGGATGTCAAACAAGACATTCGATTCTGCCGCGCCGCTGATGACACAATGTTGGCTTATGCGATTTCTGGCCAAGGCCCACCCCTGGTCAAAGCCGCCAATTGGCTGACCCATCTTGAATTTGATCTCACCTCGCCCCTGGATCACAAACAGATTGTCGGGCTGAGTGCGCACCATTCGCTGCTCCGATATGATGGACGCGGCAATGGATTATCCGACTGGGAAACGCCGGAGATCACGTTCGATCTGATGGTTAGCGACCTGGAGGCCGTCATCGACGCTGCCGGGTTCAAGCGCTTCCCGCTGATCGGTCTGTCGCAAGGCGCCGCGGTGGCGATCGAATATGCGGCGCGTCATCCAGAGCGGGTCAGTCATTTGGTCCTGCATGGTGGCTTTGCTTCAGGCTGGAAAATCTCTGGACCAGAGGATGTGCGCACCGAACGCGAGGCCGTGCAAATGTTGCTCTCTACCCAATGGGGCGCAGACAATCCGAGCTTTCGGCATTTGATCTCAACCAATTTCATCCCGGGCGCAACTGAGGTGGAAATTGACTGGTTCAGCGATTTCCAGCGCAAGACGACATCCGCGGCAAATGTCGCGCGTTTCATGGATGCGTTTGGCGCTCTCGATGTCCGCGACCGTTTGAGCGAGATTTCTGTGCCCACGCTTATTCTGCATTCGCGTGGGGATCAGCTGGTCAGCGTCGAGTCCGCGCGCGAGCTTGCCGCCAATATTCCACAGGCGCGTTTTCAGACCCTGGAGAGCGACAATCACAGCTTGATAGACAGGGAACCGGCCAGCGATACGTTTCTGCAACGAGTGCGAGCGTTTATTGTCGAGCGATAGGTATCAGTCACAAGGCAGTTTCCCAATGTCCGCATTCGGCGTCTGATGAGTATATCGAGACCGGCTTTGTCGGTACGCCACTGAGCAATCAGATTGTCGCTGACATTGATGGCAATTCGGCATCTGTGCGGACGCACTATGCGTCCCTCGGAGCTCCACGCGCCATCGGCATGCAGTTCAACTACAAGTTCGGCGAGTAAGGCGCTCAGCCTTTTCGAAGCACTTCAATACGAAACGGGCAGTCGCCAGACTGCCCGTTTTTAATTGTCTAGAGTTGTTTAGATCCCGCAGATCAGTCGTCCAGTTCGTTCTTGTAGACCGCGCCGCCTTTCATCACGAAGTCAACATGTTCCAGGACGGAGACGTCACTCAGCGGATTCTCGGGAACCGCGATCAGGTCGGCGAACTTACCGACCGTGATCGTACCAATCTCGTCTGACATGCCGAATAGATCCGCGTTGCCAATCGTAGAGGCCTGGATGGCCTGTAGCGGCGTCATTCCCCACTCAACCATCTTTGCGAACTGGCGGGCATTCGTGCCATGCGGGTAGACCCCGGCATCAGTGCCGAAAGCGATGTTGGCACCAGCCTCGACCGCCGCTTTGAACCGCTCGCGCTGGAAGCGGCCGACCTGGCGCTCCTTGGCGAGCCACTCTTCGAGAATACCGGCCGCTTCGCCCTCTGACAGGATATAATCTGACACATAGACATCCATCGACAGATACGTTCCCTGGGCCACGGCCTGGGCGAGGCTCGCATCGGTGATCATGCTGGCGTGCTCGATCGAGTCGACGCCCGCATCGAGCGCTGACTGAATCCCGCGCGGCCCGTGCGCGTGGACCGCCACTTTCAGGTCGAGCGCTTTGGCTTCATCGGTGATCGCTTTCATTTCTTCCAGCGTGAATTGTTGGGCATTGATCGTCGTATTCGGCGACAGGACGCCGCCGGTGGCGCAGAATTTGATGACGTCGGCGCCGTATTTCTTGTTTTCGCGTACTTTCTGGCGCGCGGCCCAGGGGCCGTCAGCGGCGCGGCCCTTGACCTGGTCTTCAAAGGGCAGCGAGGTTGCATCGCCGCAATGACCGCCAGTAATGGAAATAGCCTGTCCAGCGCCGACAATGCGCGGGCCGATAATTTCACCCTCATCGATAGCCTTGCGCAGATCGATATCCGCATATCCAGGAGCGCCAAGATTGCGGACGGTTGTGAAGCCGGCTTCGAGCGTAATCTTGGAATTGGCGACCCCGCTAATCGCGGCACGCGGGGTCGAAACAATCAAGCGGCGCAGACCATGTCTGTCGGCCCGGCTGGTCAGGTGAACATGACTGTCAGTGAGGCCGGGCAGCAGAAACGCGCCGCCGAGGTCGATACGCTCAGCATCTTCATTTGCGCGAACGCGTGAGCCGATGGCGGCGATCTTGCCGTCCTCGACCAGCACATTCTGGCCGCGCGTGACATTGCCTGATTCAACGTCGATCACGGAGGCGTTCTCAAGAAGGGTCTGTGAAGCCTGCGCCAACGCAGGCGCGTGCAGGGCGCAGGTCAGGGCCGCAATGGCGCTAAGGGTACGTTTCATGATTGTCTCCTTTGCTTGGACGATTGGTACGTCCTTGCTGGAGGCACACTGCTTTCGCCGCTTGATGATGGGTCGAAGTCTACAAAACTCCGCGCTGCGAAATCAAGCGGTGGGCCGCGGAAAGGCAGGCTTCGATTTGACTGTGAAAAAATTCTGGAGCGGGCGATGAGATTCGAACTCACGACCCCAACCTTGGCGAGGTCATTCTAGAATCTAAGCATCTGAGTCTATGGGAAATTTGGAGGGGTTAGTAGCAACTATCTGAGGATAACAGAGCCTATAATCGGTTGCTCTCGTTGCCAGCTCGCGAAAGATCGTCGTTGCGTGGGTCTTTCTCCAATGTCTGCTTTCGGCGTCGGAGGGGACGTAAAGATCGAGATACCCAATTGAAGCCTCATCCTGAGCGAAGTCGAAGGACGAGGCGGGCTTGACGCCAGTTCCCAAAAGCGCGGCCCTTGATCCTTCGACTTCGCTCAGGATGAGGGCCTGAAGACCTGAGGTCCCCTTCAAGCGCTCCCCACGGAATTTTCCGTGGGGCCCAGCACGAGATCTGGCGGCAAAGGTCGGGAGAGGTGTTTTCGCTCCCGTTCTTCGCGGTACGTGCGCGTGTTGGGCTGCCCGATCAGGTCGGGCAGAGCGCCGGAATCAGGATGCGGTCGAAGCCGAGCGGCTTCTCCTGACCCAAAGCGGACATTGAGAGCGCTACCTATGGCGAGGTCGATGGCGGGGCGGGTAGAAACATCAGATCATTATTCTGATTTAAATCATTGCCTTGTGAGAAAAGCCTGGCGGTGCTGTCAGTCTAACGCGAACCAGTCTTCCGCAGCGTTTTGGAGAAGAGGCTCTTATCCAGCATAGATTGGTCAAAATAGGTCGATCGAGAGTCTCACGCTTTCATGGCAGATATCGATCCCGCGTTTATGAAGTGGATCTTCGACATTGCGCAGCGAGAGCGGAAATTG
This DNA window, taken from Hyphomonas sp. Mor2, encodes the following:
- a CDS encoding alpha/beta hydrolase yields the protein MALALSLFGEFALLRDGAMVDLPTSKKTRALLAYLALNPRPHRRERLCDLFWERTDDPRAALRWSLTKLRPLINDPEFERLTADRERIIVHKEAFLPAHTDLDDEPLAGLDLPDCHAYQAWLVAERDRLLAGKSSNAEPQSNALEQTSSDVKQDIRFCRAADDTMLAYAISGQGPPLVKAANWLTHLEFDLTSPLDHKQIVGLSAHHSLLRYDGRGNGLSDWETPEITFDLMVSDLEAVIDAAGFKRFPLIGLSQGAAVAIEYAARHPERVSHLVLHGGFASGWKISGPEDVRTEREAVQMLLSTQWGADNPSFRHLISTNFIPGATEVEIDWFSDFQRKTTSAANVARFMDAFGALDVRDRLSEISVPTLILHSRGDQLVSVESARELAANIPQARFQTLESDNHSLIDREPASDTFLQRVRAFIVER
- a CDS encoding amidohydrolase family protein — encoded protein: MKRTLSAIAALTCALHAPALAQASQTLLENASVIDVESGNVTRGQNVLVEDGKIAAIGSRVRANEDAERIDLGGAFLLPGLTDSHVHLTSRADRHGLRRLIVSTPRAAISGVANSKITLEAGFTTVRNLGAPGYADIDLRKAIDEGEIIGPRIVGAGQAISITGGHCGDATSLPFEDQVKGRAADGPWAARQKVRENKKYGADVIKFCATGGVLSPNTTINAQQFTLEEMKAITDEAKALDLKVAVHAHGPRGIQSALDAGVDSIEHASMITDASLAQAVAQGTYLSMDVYVSDYILSEGEAAGILEEWLAKERQVGRFQRERFKAAVEAGANIAFGTDAGVYPHGTNARQFAKMVEWGMTPLQAIQASTIGNADLFGMSDEIGTITVGKFADLIAVPENPLSDVSVLEHVDFVMKGGAVYKNELDD